A window of bacterium genomic DNA:
GTATAGGTCTTGCCCAGCTTCGTGGTGAAAAAGAAGAAGCGCTCCGAACCAAATCGTTCCAGCAAACCATCCAGACTGGGCACCACACGATAAACGGCCCTCTCCCAGTAATCCAGGCCGGCCCGCTTCAAGCGGGAGTCATCCAATTGATATCCAAGTGGTTCAACCAGGAAGAGACGGCTGCCCGTGCAGGCGCAGAGACGAACGATGCTGCCCGAATTCTGAGGAATCTCCGGTTCCACCAAGACGACGTTGAACATGCCCCTCCCTGCCTGCCCGCTTGAGGGAAGGTCACAATTGACGCGGCGGCAGGCAA
This region includes:
- a CDS encoding tRNA (cytidine(34)-2'-O)-methyltransferase, which encodes MFNVVLVEPEIPQNSGSIVRLCACTGSRLFLVEPLGYQLDDSRLKRAGLDYWERAVYRVVPSLDGLLERFGSERFFFFTTKLGKTYTRHAFRSGDFLVFGRESRGLPATLLREFADQALTIPMPGRTRSLNLANSVAVALYEGLRQVEGWPTPTTNLGDPATHD